The Flavobacteriaceae bacterium 3519-10 genome includes a window with the following:
- a CDS encoding YzbB — protein MILKFKIKDLLLTVLIYFGFSQLGFSQNTDKTCFKTGADRPELYLPLLENKTVAVVTNQTGLMKDRTFLVDYLVKNKVKIKTIFAPEHGFRGDADAGEHVKNGVDTRTGIPIVSLYGDNKKPKPEQLKNIDIVLFDIQDVGVRFYTYISTLTYVMEAAAENGVKVIVLDRPNPHDGYIDGPVLKDKWKSFVGMHNIPVVYGLTIGEYGNMVNGEKWLKNGLQPKYTLIPMQNYHKKQRYGVLDKPSPNLPNDQAINLYPSLCFFEGTQVSVGRGTDLPFQIYGSPWTKNLPFKFTPKPTYGAKDPFLNGKLCYGEDLSATPADLRQLDVSWLLKAYKNYKNPVQDFFLKNLFFDKLAGTDELRKQIIAGKSEMEIKNSWKNDLEDFQKIRSRYVLYED, from the coding sequence ATGATTTTAAAGTTCAAAATTAAAGATTTACTTCTGACTGTGCTAATTTATTTTGGTTTTAGCCAGCTGGGTTTCAGCCAGAATACAGATAAAACCTGTTTTAAAACCGGCGCGGACCGGCCCGAACTTTATCTTCCGTTGCTCGAAAACAAAACCGTGGCAGTGGTTACCAACCAGACCGGTTTAATGAAAGACCGAACTTTTCTTGTAGATTATCTCGTAAAAAATAAAGTTAAAATTAAAACCATTTTTGCGCCCGAACATGGTTTCCGCGGTGATGCAGATGCGGGCGAGCATGTGAAGAACGGCGTAGATACAAGAACCGGAATCCCAATTGTTTCATTGTACGGCGATAATAAAAAACCTAAACCTGAGCAGCTGAAGAATATCGACATTGTTCTTTTTGATATTCAGGATGTGGGTGTAAGATTTTACACTTACATTTCGACCTTAACCTACGTGATGGAAGCTGCGGCTGAAAACGGCGTTAAGGTAATTGTTCTCGACCGGCCAAATCCGCATGATGGCTACATTGACGGACCTGTTTTAAAAGATAAATGGAAAAGTTTTGTCGGGATGCACAATATTCCGGTGGTGTACGGCCTCACCATCGGCGAATACGGAAATATGGTGAACGGCGAGAAGTGGCTGAAAAATGGCCTTCAGCCAAAATATACGCTGATTCCGATGCAGAATTACCACAAAAAACAGCGCTACGGTGTACTCGACAAGCCCTCGCCGAACCTTCCGAATGATCAGGCGATCAATCTTTATCCAAGTTTATGTTTTTTCGAGGGTACGCAGGTTTCAGTGGGCCGCGGGACAGATTTGCCTTTCCAGATTTACGGCAGTCCGTGGACAAAAAATTTACCGTTCAAATTTACTCCGAAACCTACCTACGGCGCCAAAGATCCTTTTCTTAACGGTAAACTGTGCTATGGCGAAGATCTCTCAGCAACTCCGGCAGATTTAAGGCAACTTGATGTCAGCTGGCTGCTTAAGGCTTACAAAAATTACAAAAACCCAGTGCAGGATTTCTTTCTGAAAAATCTTTTCTTCGATAAACTGGCCGGAACCGACGAGCTTCGGAAACAGATAATCGCCGGAAAATCAGAAATGGAAATTAAAAATTCATGGAAAAATGATCTCGAAGATTTCCAGAAGATCAGAAGTAGGTATGTCTTGTACGAAGATTAA
- a CDS encoding Cystathionine beta-synthase, translating to MQRKARTKCVRMPTFVAAKKYKTYMKYSQNILETIGNTPLVKLNKVLGEDFPALVLAKIETFNPGNSVKDRMAVKMVEDAEKDGRLKPGGTIIEGTSGNTGMGLALAAIVKGYKCIFVTNSKQSKEKCDILRAVGAEVIVCPTDVKPTDPRSYYSVSKRLAAETENGWYVNQYDNLSNREAHYEQTAPELWEQTEGKLTHFVAGAGTGGTVTGCGKFFKERNPDIKIIGVDTYGSILKEFHETGELHYDHAYTYITEGIGEDIIPENYDMTVIDHFEKVTDKDGAIYARKLAKEEGIFCGYSAGSAIAALVQMKDQFTKDDVVVVLLHDHGSRYVGKIYNDEWMAEMGWL from the coding sequence TTGCAGCGTAAAGCGCGTACCAAATGTGTGAGAATGCCTACTTTTGTAGCTGCAAAAAAATATAAAACTTATATGAAATATTCGCAAAATATACTTGAAACCATCGGAAATACTCCGCTGGTGAAACTGAATAAAGTGCTGGGTGAAGATTTTCCGGCGCTCGTGCTGGCAAAGATTGAAACTTTTAATCCGGGCAACTCTGTGAAAGACCGTATGGCTGTAAAAATGGTGGAAGACGCTGAAAAAGACGGCCGACTGAAGCCGGGAGGCACCATTATCGAGGGTACATCCGGCAACACCGGAATGGGACTTGCACTCGCGGCGATCGTTAAAGGATATAAATGCATCTTCGTTACAAACTCTAAGCAGTCTAAAGAAAAATGCGATATCCTGAGGGCTGTTGGTGCTGAAGTGATTGTTTGTCCGACGGACGTGAAACCAACCGATCCGCGTTCGTATTACTCCGTTTCCAAACGTCTGGCTGCCGAAACCGAGAACGGCTGGTACGTGAACCAGTATGATAACCTATCGAACCGCGAGGCGCACTACGAACAGACGGCGCCCGAACTTTGGGAGCAGACTGAAGGTAAACTTACGCACTTCGTTGCAGGCGCTGGAACCGGCGGAACCGTAACTGGCTGCGGAAAATTCTTTAAGGAGCGAAATCCGGACATCAAAATAATCGGTGTAGATACTTACGGATCAATCCTCAAAGAATTCCATGAGACCGGCGAACTGCATTACGACCACGCTTACACGTATATCACCGAAGGCATCGGCGAAGACATCATTCCCGAAAACTACGACATGACGGTGATCGATCATTTCGAAAAAGTAACCGACAAAGACGGCGCGATCTACGCAAGAAAACTGGCCAAAGAAGAAGGTATTTTCTGTGGATATTCGGCGGGCAGCGCTATTGCAGCGTTGGTGCAGATGAAAGATCAATTCACCAAAGATGACGTAGTTGTAGTTCTGCTGCATGACCACGGTTCGCGGTATGTCGGTAAGATTTATAATGACGAATGGATGGCCGAGATGGGTTGGCTGTAA
- a CDS encoding ABC transporter, permease protein: protein MKFPLYFSKKIAFSKDNKNNLSRVIVFIGRLSVALGVIVSLLTVSTGVGSKRAIKERMADFSGHISIKSKQSNSSYNSSVLTTEGLQLDKIKALPDVATTQNFVAVSGILRNEHNFAGIIFKGVGKDFDAERFKKFLISGTTPAISEDGFNSGIAISQKIAQDLHLNVKDSIVAVFSKESRSPLYRKFEVVGIYKTDIKMIDDLFIIGDINHARRIQGMKEKQTGGIDVFLKNINNIDDDAPVIDKLAGYKNYTVKATEEYPQIMDFIAIFDTNIALIIGIMLVVVIINIVMVLLILIIERTNSIGLLKTLGATNGQIRTIFINYTLMIMIPGLVLGNIIGLGFLLIQKYFGIITLNPENYYISVVPVDLNFVHILAISLGILLVSAFALILPSYLISKISPVRSIKYT from the coding sequence TTGAAATTTCCATTATATTTTTCTAAAAAAATAGCTTTTTCCAAAGATAATAAAAATAATCTCTCGCGGGTTATCGTCTTTATTGGCCGGCTTTCCGTGGCATTGGGCGTCATTGTTTCACTGCTCACAGTTTCTACCGGCGTAGGTTCCAAACGGGCGATAAAAGAGAGGATGGCAGATTTTTCAGGCCATATTTCAATAAAATCAAAACAGTCCAACAGCTCCTATAATTCTTCGGTACTCACTACTGAAGGGCTACAGCTCGACAAAATAAAAGCCCTGCCCGATGTGGCAACTACACAGAATTTCGTCGCCGTAAGCGGGATCCTGCGAAATGAGCACAACTTTGCCGGAATTATATTTAAAGGTGTTGGAAAGGATTTCGATGCCGAACGTTTCAAAAAATTTCTTATTTCGGGAACTACGCCTGCAATTTCAGAAGATGGTTTCAACAGCGGGATTGCCATTTCACAAAAAATTGCGCAGGATCTGCATCTGAATGTGAAAGACAGCATCGTGGCGGTTTTTTCAAAAGAAAGCCGCAGCCCGCTTTACCGAAAGTTTGAAGTGGTAGGCATCTATAAAACTGACATCAAAATGATTGATGACCTGTTTATCATCGGCGACATCAACCATGCACGCAGAATTCAGGGGATGAAAGAAAAACAGACAGGCGGCATCGACGTCTTTCTTAAAAACATTAACAACATCGACGATGACGCACCGGTGATTGACAAGCTCGCAGGCTATAAAAATTACACCGTGAAAGCCACTGAGGAATATCCGCAGATCATGGATTTCATTGCGATCTTTGATACCAATATTGCACTGATTATCGGCATTATGCTGGTGGTGGTGATCATCAATATCGTGATGGTTCTGCTGATTCTGATCATCGAAAGAACAAATTCCATTGGGCTTCTGAAGACTTTAGGAGCTACAAACGGACAAATCCGGACCATATTCATCAATTACACACTGATGATTATGATACCCGGACTTGTTTTGGGAAATATTATCGGGCTGGGCTTTCTGCTGATTCAGAAATATTTCGGCATCATCACGCTGAATCCTGAAAACTATTACATAAGCGTGGTACCTGTGGACCTGAACTTCGTGCATATATTAGCCATTTCACTCGGGATTCTGTTGGTTTCCGCCTTTGCGCTAATTTTGCCGAGTTACCTTATCAGCAAGATATCGCCGGTACGCTCAATAAAATATACATAA